A portion of the Algisphaera agarilytica genome contains these proteins:
- a CDS encoding DUF1800 domain-containing protein → MTTSISVIPAEQFDQASAWHLLNRVGYGGTPSQVRELQALGLDKAVDHLVDYAQIDVSHLPGVELDPDVMRKLTQDERKRYQTARREGNQDVLDEQRRFNLQARQADQKMMNELRRWWFDRMVATPRPAEDRLTLFWHGHFASSWRSVRDTYLMYQQHQMLRDNANGNFTDLARGIVRDPAMLKYLNNNQNNKRKPNENLARELMELFTLGVGHYTEEDIKAGARALTGYHIDDNDFIFRQGQHDATEKTILGKQGTFDGDDFVDILLRQDSCSKFVAAKLYDAFVADVGDVYENVPAENRKVIDQIAAELEKNNFEIKPVLAKLFKSQHFHSADIVGKKIKDPTQLTVGTMRNLGLPTRDRSLIEKGMGAMGQVLFEPPTVDGWDGGRSWINTSTLFVRQNLTTYLVSNKHPAKKTKKKNLNIGYDPQSWLAQTDDKSPKSVTDFMIDHLVGPHTPAARRAPAHQFVASREDGDQMTNETLVALACLITAMPEYQLC, encoded by the coding sequence ATGACTACCTCGATCTCGGTGATCCCGGCGGAGCAGTTCGATCAGGCTTCGGCCTGGCACCTTCTCAACCGGGTCGGTTACGGCGGAACCCCGTCTCAAGTCCGTGAACTGCAAGCGCTTGGGTTAGACAAGGCGGTCGATCATCTGGTCGATTACGCCCAGATCGACGTCTCGCACCTGCCGGGTGTCGAGCTCGACCCGGACGTCATGCGGAAGCTGACCCAGGACGAACGAAAGCGGTATCAAACCGCCCGGCGGGAGGGGAATCAGGACGTTCTTGATGAGCAGCGGCGGTTTAATCTGCAAGCCCGCCAGGCCGACCAGAAGATGATGAACGAGTTGCGGCGGTGGTGGTTCGACCGGATGGTCGCGACGCCCCGCCCGGCCGAGGACCGCCTGACCCTGTTCTGGCACGGCCACTTCGCCAGCAGCTGGCGCAGCGTCCGCGACACCTACCTCATGTACCAGCAGCACCAGATGCTGCGCGACAACGCCAACGGCAACTTCACCGACCTCGCCCGGGGCATCGTGCGCGACCCGGCGATGCTCAAGTATCTGAACAACAACCAGAACAACAAACGCAAGCCCAACGAAAACCTGGCCCGCGAATTGATGGAACTCTTCACGCTGGGCGTCGGCCACTACACCGAAGAAGACATCAAGGCCGGGGCCCGCGCCCTCACCGGCTACCACATCGACGACAACGACTTCATCTTCCGCCAGGGCCAACACGATGCCACCGAGAAAACCATCCTCGGCAAGCAGGGCACGTTCGACGGCGATGACTTCGTGGACATCCTGCTTCGCCAGGACAGCTGCTCGAAGTTTGTCGCGGCCAAGCTCTACGACGCGTTTGTCGCGGACGTCGGCGACGTGTATGAAAACGTCCCCGCCGAGAACCGCAAGGTCATCGATCAGATCGCGGCGGAACTCGAGAAGAACAACTTCGAGATCAAGCCCGTCTTGGCCAAGCTGTTCAAGAGCCAGCACTTCCACAGCGCGGACATCGTCGGCAAGAAGATCAAAGACCCCACGCAACTGACCGTCGGCACGATGCGGAACCTCGGCCTGCCCACGCGGGACCGCAGCCTGATCGAGAAAGGCATGGGCGCGATGGGGCAGGTGCTCTTCGAGCCGCCGACGGTTGACGGCTGGGACGGCGGACGGTCGTGGATCAACACCTCGACCTTGTTCGTCCGGCAGAACCTGACGACATATCTCGTCAGCAACAAGCACCCCGCGAAGAAAACCAAGAAGAAGAACCTCAACATCGGCTACGACCCGCAGTCCTGGCTGGCCCAGACGGATGACAAATCCCCCAAGTCGGTGACCGATTTCATGATCGATCACCTCGTTGGTCCGCATACGCCCGCGGCCCGCCGTGCACCGGCCCATCAGTTTGTCGCTTCCCGTGAAGACGGCGATCAGATGACCAACGAAACGCTGGTGGCCTTGGCCTGCCTGATCACCGCGATGCCGGAGTACCAGCTTTGCTGA